A window of Phaseolus vulgaris cultivar G19833 chromosome 4, P. vulgaris v2.0, whole genome shotgun sequence genomic DNA:
atgatttctaaaatgatatttaattaactactaaggtttttgctaccaaatttataatctaaataatattggtagttaaaacattggtagctaattaaatacaaatttagaaactaatttagaaaccaatttttttttaacctctacaatgatttctaatttaactattataaaaactaattattttttgtttttaaaattagtttttattttataattttcttatagtataTATACTAACAAAAGGATCCTTACCATCATCATCACCattgatataaataataaataacaatgGTGGTGATAGTTTCTTGTTATCCAACACAttatcaacaaaaataataaaattcactTTTCGATTTACATTAACCAcaatttagttttatattaaGTACACAACATCACATTTTTAACATGTGAAAACAAGTAAGGAGGGTAatggaataaaataaaagtaatgtAAACCACACAGAATTAAAAaagaactaaattaaaaaatataattttttgaaataaaaaataagctTGATTACCTCATTGATCCATTAAGGGTCAACAGTCAAATtcagtgatttttttttaaaaaaaaattatcctagattttctatttttttttaaaagatatacaATTGATCTcttttgttaattaaatatttttattatttttatggcagcaaaatttgaaaatagctattaattattattattactggTAGTTATAATAAAAGTTTGACTTTTCCTTCTCTATAAAGGAATGAACGATctattttccatcttttttctCAAATATCAATTAACCTTGGAGGATACAACAAATATCAACTATTAAGGTCAATATTTGTGttcataacaaaatatttttttttctcaacaaaTCCTTAAAATATATccttaactatttttaattgatttttttaattaaatatttttaaaaaatatattttttaattgattttttatcttttaattttttattaattaagtgacatgattattatttttcttaccaTCTTATGAACTTGCGGTTAATGTAAAACAATATTATAGTTAATGTAAAACAATAAGCTTAACtaactttattttttcataaaagaatTATTAGATAACGAGTTTATCATGTTTTTTTAGTTGTAATTTTCATGTCATCATATACCATAAAAAAAAGATCATCACCATTGATATAAATAGCAATTATCAAACACTTTttcaatgaaaataataaaaatcacttttcaATTTACATTAATCAcaatttagttttatattaaaCACAAAACATCACATTTTTAATATGTGGAAACAAGTAGCAGAGTAatggaataaaataaaagtaatgtaaaccacacaaaattaaacaaaaaaaaaaattcaattttttttttaatactatttaataaaaataacctAGACCTTGAACCCTAAATTCAtagtattttgatttttaaaaaaaataaattttgtcttatttttaaaaaaaaatatacaatttgaTCTGTTTTATTAAATTAACATAAAGAGGAGGAAGTGGTGACATGATGTGACAAAGTTATAAACGCACgtataaaaatgttataaagTATGATTTAAATTAGTAATTACAATTCACTgcataataatttaaattttaatattttgaaacttaaccttatatattttaaatattttttatggcAGCAAACTTTGaaaatagttattaattattattattagtggtAGTTATATCTTATAAAAATTACAACACAATTTCCAAGTAAAATCATACTTAGTCTTTGAAAAGTTTGACTTTTCCTTCTCTCTGAAGGAATGAAGGATCTATTTAACCACTCCTACTTTACCCTACCTGAAACACACAGAGCCTCAACTCGCTCAAATGGATTTGGTTGTAAATTCCTTGAATGCAACCACCATTGCACTCGCTTCTCTAATTCTCTTCTGTTTCTTTCTCTATGGTCTCTTCAAATTTTCTCGAGGGAAAGAACCTCCCACAGTTGCAGGTGCATGGCCAATACTTGGTCACCTTCCATTGATGAGTGGTTCAAAGTCACCCCACAGAACTTTGGGTGCTTTGGCCGACAAATATGGACCCATTTTCACCATCAAACTTGGTGCGAAAAGGGCTGTGGTAATCAACAACTGGGAAATAGCAAAGGAATGCTTCACCACAAACGACACAGTCGTTTTCGGTCGCCCCAAGCTTGTTTCGGTGGAACTCATGAGCTACAACCAAGCCATGTTTGCCTTAGCACCCTATGGTCCCTATTGGCGAAAAATAAGAAAGCTTACAATTTCAGAGATTCTCTCCCCTCAGCAAGTGAGGCAGCAACGTCATCTTTTTGAGTCAGAGGTTCAAGAATCGATCAAGGAGCTCTTTGACCTTTGGCGCAGCAACAAGAATGAGAGCGGCTATGCCTTGGTGGACTTGAAGCAATGGTTTTCTCATCTGATATTCAACATGGTCCTTCAAATGATTACAGGGAAGCGATATTTCAGTGCAGCAACTGTAGACGATGAGAAGGCACAGAGATGTGTGAGGACTGTGGAGGAGTTGATGCGTCTGATGGGGGTGTTCACAGTGGGAGACGCTGTTCCTTGGTTGAGACGGTTTGATTTGGGAGGGAATGAGAAGGCTATGAAAGAAATTGCTAAAGAGTTGGATATTATTCTTGGTGAGGAGTTAGAGGAACACAGAAAAAGGAAGGGTTTGGGTGAAGCTAAAGATTTCATTGATGTGATGATTTCCTTGTTTGATGGAACAATTACTGATGGGGTCGATGCAGATACCGTTATCAAATCCACCATACTGGTATGTATCTTCAATATGAACATTATAATCCTTTCAAACTTCAACCGtctagtattttatttttctttctaattttgttttctGCATGGCACAGTATAGCATGGTTGAATAGTGTATATTAGGGATAACGATCTGAGTCAACCCATTCTAGATAGATATGTCCTGTTAAAAAGTACAGATTAATTCTATTGGTTTATCTCTAAGGAAAAGATTTCTTTAACatccaaaaataaaatacatacaaTTTAACaaatcattataataatatttttaaattaaaaaataatataacaatgttctgattttcaataaaatttgaattttgattataataataaattatttaataaaatattttattaaatatatacatttttttaaaggtaaatacattattactattaatttgaaaaataatatatttatatatataatacaacctttaaattttattataaaaaagactaaggtattttttttttttgaaatgtcccttttaattcaattttattttttgttgacaaaaaaaatatactttttagaaagataaaaaacaccatttattaaaaaatcattattgaATTTTGTGAGGGTGATATAAATTAGGGATTGAGTGTAGATTCTTCCTGCATCTCCATGCCTTTCTTCTTGCATCCCATTATacaaaaaatactcaaattatgCTTTGGCATTTTTCTTTAATTCCGAAATGTGACATTTAATTTGgaagttaaaatttgttttgGGATTGTACATTATTTCAgattgtacaatccaaaatacaaatttgtatactagattattgaatttgaaataaataattttacaacTTTTGAGAATAAGAGGTTGCTAGAAGAAATAAATAAGatgaagaaattaaataaatttatgaattaaaattagtttatatatgaattaaaaataatattttatgtaaattgattttaatatatgattttttttttgttttatagaAGAACTTGTGAATAAAACCATATtcttaatttgtttaatttgcAGACACTGATTGCAGGAGGAACTGACACAAGTAGTGTTGTTCTTGTGTGGGCAATGTGTTTGATTTTGGGAAATCCTTTGGTATTGGAAAAAGTGCAAGCCGAACTAGACATTCATATTGGAAAAGAGAAATGCGTAAGTGAGTCTGATATGAGTAAGTTAACATATCTTCAAGCCATAGTCAAAGAAACTTTAAGATTATATCCTCCGGGTCCTCTTGCGACACCTCGTGAATTCACAGAGAATTGCACTTTAGGTggttataatataaaaaaaggaaCTCGACTAATCACAAATCTTTGGAAGATTCACACAGACAAGAATGTTTGGGAAGATCCATTGGAGTTCAAACCTGAAAGGTTTCTTACAACTTACAAAGATCTCGATGTTAAAGGTCATCATTTTGAGCTAATACCATTTGGAGGTGGTAGAAGAATGTGTCCAGGAATATCCTTTGGCCTTGAAGTAGTGCAATTCTCTCTTGCTAGTATTTTGCActcttttgaatttttaagtTCATCACCTGATCCTATTGACATGACCGAAAACTTTGGATTAGCCAACACCAAAGCCACTCCACTTGAGATTCTTATTAAACCACACCTATCTTTTagttgttatgaaaacaactaATCCATGTGCTAGTTATGCGGTCACaatttattttcattcaaaGTATCGTTCAAAGTCTTTGCTATCTTTGTATTTTTGTTCAAAGTGCttgatatattttaattttccttTAATGTACTTGATagatttatagcttatctttgtaAACTTTGAAACTCtttcaaatatatcattaataaaaagaataattacACCGCATATTCTCACTACTTTATTCCTTCTTT
This region includes:
- the LOC137836824 gene encoding cytochrome P450 82A4-like yields the protein MDLVVNSLNATTIALASLILFCFFLYGLFKFSRGKEPPTVAGAWPILGHLPLMSGSKSPHRTLGALADKYGPIFTIKLGAKRAVVINNWEIAKECFTTNDTVVFGRPKLVSVELMSYNQAMFALAPYGPYWRKIRKLTISEILSPQQVRQQRHLFESEVQESIKELFDLWRSNKNESGYALVDLKQWFSHLIFNMVLQMITGKRYFSAATVDDEKAQRCVRTVEELMRLMGVFTVGDAVPWLRRFDLGGNEKAMKEIAKELDIILGEELEEHRKRKGLGEAKDFIDVMISLFDGTITDGVDADTVIKSTILTLIAGGTDTSSVVLVWAMCLILGNPLVLEKVQAELDIHIGKEKCVSESDMSKLTYLQAIVKETLRLYPPGPLATPREFTENCTLGGYNIKKGTRLITNLWKIHTDKNVWEDPLEFKPERFLTTYKDLDVKGHHFELIPFGGGRRMCPGISFGLEVVQFSLASILHSFEFLSSSPDPIDMTENFGLANTKATPLEILIKPHLSFSCYENN